ATACTTGAATATTGGTCCTGTGCTGTTTTTTTGCAGGTGGTAACGTGATTCTTTATATTTTCAGCTGACAAATGTTCTAGTCCAATATTTATGCTATTACCCTCTTTTGTAGATGTTAATACTACACATTAACAGTCTGTCAGTGTTTGGCTGAGTCTTTCTGCAGCTGAGACATTTAAATATAGAAATAACAGTGCATTTGAAAAAGTTAACAGCTCAGTAAAAGGAGAGCCATGATTAGGAGAACTGCTCTTAAAGCTGCCGATAATGGGGGCTAGTGACTGTTGATTTTATAGGACTAATAACAGCCCTGTCAGAATCTGATGGTGATGGAGCTTTTCTGTATCGAAAGCAATGGGATGAAGAGATCCTAAAGGAATGTTAGCAGTTAACAACTCTACTGCAATGTAACCACTGTGCATACTTGGCCATGCTCTGGTGATTGATCTGCTTCTAAGCAAGCTGCAcgctatgtaagataaaagctctcacagcTGGAGAATAGAagtagatagaaaaagcaagtcaattacaAACTTGTATGTTTTCATGCTGTGTAACTAACTATATAAATTTAAAAACATGAGAATACCCCTTGAAGCAGATATCTATGGGGCATATTTTCTTTGCAATGTGTAGGTACTCATTGCATTAAATATATTGGAATAATACAACACAATATCAGTGTTAGCTGGTAAACCTCATTTGCTTGACTGTGAGCAATAGTTGCTCTACAGAGAGAAGAAAATAGTTATAATCTTCTATTCAACAATTATAAAGGGCTTTTCCAGGACTTTGATACTGATGGTATGGTGTTAGTATATGCCATTGATATCAGAAAATTTGAACCTGACTCCCCTCATTATCAACTTACTGATGGGGCTGAACCACTGGAATGAATCAAATGAatcaaaatacttttttttgtctttttttaatcaGCACCTTGCATTTAACAAAAGATGTGCATAGAAACAGACCATTAATATCAAAGTCTCAGGCTATTTATATGCTGTGTTCTTTTGATCAAATCACATTTATCTTTATTTATTTCACCCCTTAAATTTGTTCTTCTTTTTTAGGATGCAGAGCCAGGAGTTCCTCAAGACTGGTTCAAATAATGCAAGATTTCCTTGAAATATCTTTCACATATTCATGGATTCTAATTAAATTAAATCTGCAAAATCATCAATGATGGCGTGCTTTGAAGTCACCTTGGATGAACATGAACCAAATGAGAAGGTTGTTAAATTCGGCCAAAAAGCATTTGAAGAGGAAGAATTTCAAAGACAAATTTTCGAAAAGCATTATCGTTTAACATCAGGCAATTCTCTGATGAGTTATTTGTATGCAATAAATGTTAAATGAAAATTAGAAACCTAACAAGCTTTTCAAATGTAATACAAATATGTATTTTTAAATAAGAACAAACTATATAACCTATACCAAAACAAAATTTTAAACAACTTTTAAAAGCTTTTAAAATGATTTATTGAAGCAAAATGAAATATTTTTAAAACTGTTAAATTATAAATACATAGTATATAAATAAATGGATTAAAAGTATAAAGTATAAAGAGATAAAGACACTAAAAAGGAAAATCAAATGAATTAAATTGTAGATTAAATATGAATTTTTATAACCAATCTTTAATCCTGAAACTTGACCTTCTGTCAGATCGCTTAAATTCCTCTGAAGCTGAGATGGAATTTGATGAATTCACAGTATTGGGATTAAAAGTTACAGTATCCATCTTGTTAGCCTTATTAACTTTAGCTACTCTCCTTTCAAATATTTTTGTAATTATTACAATATATATGAGCCGCAAGCTTCATACTCCTGCAAATTATTTAATTGGCTCATTGGCTTTTACGGATTTATTGGTATCAATATTAGTAATGCCTATTAGTATTGTATACACTGTAAATCACTCGTGGACATTTGGACAGATCGTTTGTGATATCTGGTTGCTGTCGGATATTACCTGTTGTACAGCTTCAATACTTCATCTCTGTGTTATCGCCTTGGATAGATATTGGGCAATCACAGATGCACTGGAGTACTCTAAGCATCGCACAGCGGGAAGAGCTGCTGCTATGATATCTGTTGTATGGGTAATAGCTATTTGTATCTCAATCCCACCAATGTTTTGGAGACAAGCCAAAGCTCAAGAAGAACTTACTGACTGTTCTATAAATACAGATCAAATCTCCTACACCATATACTCAACCTGTGGAGCATTCTATATTCCAACAATATTGTTAACTATACTATATGGAAGAATATATATAGCAGCACGAACAAGAATTCTCAGACCACCATCTGTTTATGGAAAGAGGTTCACTACTGCTCAGTTAATCACTGGATCAACCGGGTCTTCCTTTTGTGCAGTCAATGCTGGTCATCCTCACGCTGGGGGAACTCCAGTATGTATAAATCACATTAAAATAAAACTTGCAGACAGTGTCCTAGAAAGGAAAAGATTGTCTGTAGCCAGGGAAAGAAAAGCCACAAAAACCTTAGGAATTATTCTTGGAGCTTTCATAATATGCTGGTTACCTTTTTTTGTAGTGTCTCTGGTCTTACCTATCTGCAGAGATGCTTGCTGGTTTCATCCTTTGTTGTTTGACTTTTTTACTTGGCTAGGATATTTTAACTCGCTTATCAACCCTGTGATATATACGGCTTTTAATGAGGATTTTAAACAAGCTTTCCAAAAGCTAATACGATTcaaaaaaatcacttaaaaactTCTTCGTTTGGACTAATGCTCAAGGAGAACTGAGTAAATATATAAAGACTATGCATTTTGGACTTTAAACAGCTATTGCGATTGAAATGTTATTATATTATTCTGACTCTAATTCTAAGCTAATATTAGGGAAAAGATCTAATGATTGTAAATTTCTGTCTGTAATTAATCATAAATatcataaatatatatttatttttatcacAAACAACAAAATAATCCAATGGTATTTAACTTGGAGGAACACATCTATGTTTGAAAACGGTACGGTAGAAACATGGAATGTGTGGCATGTGTATGATGCACAAAGGAGAATTGAAACAACTTCCCACCAGAATTAAGATGATTACATCAACATTCCTCTAGTTCGGAGTGAAAGTTTGTCATTTTAGATTACTGAGATTTTTGACAATTACAGGATTTGGAGCCAAAATTTTAGCAGTGCAGACTTAACTTACGGCAAGCCAAAGCAACCTTTCTGAGTGTGTTTCTCTCACTCTGTCTCATTGCATTCTCAATAAATTTTTAAAATCAGCAGCTGTAATCCGCTCCCTCAGTGAAGACAAACCAAAAGACagattttttttccttatctccacCTGTACTGttgaggttttttttaaattaaaagtgCAAAGACTTATCCCACAAATCAACCCCAAAAATCTCAATAGTGAGGCACACCTTATTTTAACCATATTAATGCAAAAATTCTACTTTCCATTTTAATGTTGCCCCAGCATCTGTACTCTCTCTTCTACAGCTCTGGTTTATTCACTTTCTGTGACAGCAACTCCCATGTGATCATGACTCAACTTCCATGCAAGTACGTCACATTTCCATCCAACTGTAGCCACAAAGATCTGCTTCACCCTCACATGCAGAGAAAATAGATATTTGAAAATAGCTCCAAAAAAGTCCACTCAATTTCATGCTCCACACATCAAGAATAGAGGTGGCACAAGCTCCTTTTGATGCCCGAGGCAAGGGCCTCCCTAAGTCTCTGATCTCATCCCAAGAAAAAGGATAATACGGATAGCTGTCAAATGctgaactatttttttatttaaagggaacctgtcaccccgaaaatcgcgggtgaggtaagcccaccggcatcaggggcttatctacagcattccgtaatgctgtagataagcccccaatgttacctgaaagaggagaaaaagacgttagattatactcacccaggggcggtcccactgctggtcaggtcagatgggcgtctctggtccgctgcggcgcctcccatcttctttccatgacgtcctcttctgatcttcagccacagctccggagcaggcgtactttgtctgccctgttgagggcactctGCACAcctacatacagtacacacaataGAAGACACTTGGATACACTTGCTGCATGAATAACATATGAACATACTCCGTACATTTTCCACACCCAGACATAATTCATTATAATCAGGTGTTATATTCAGTCGGCTGATGAAACCACAGTTGGTTTGCTGGATGTAGGAGAGAACGTGTGCTGATCCGGTTCTCTTTATAAGATGGAAGGAGACAGCATAGTTTCTGTATGCTGCCTTCTCACTTAATACAGTTAagaccatatatatttggacagagacaacatctttctaattttggttatagacattaccgcaatgaattttaaacaaaacaattcagatgcagttgaagttcagactttcagctttcatttgagggtatccacattaaaattagatgaagggtttaggagtttcagctccttaacatgtgccaccctgtttttaaagggaccactgCGGAGGCAGTGTAATTGGACaactgactccaaggctatttcatggacaggtgtgggcaatcccttcgttatgtcattctcaattaagcagataaaaggcctggagttgatttgaggtgtgctacttgcatttggaaggtttgctgtgaagtaaacatgcggacaaaggagctctccatgcaggtgaaacaagccatcctgcctgcctgcaaaaacagaaaaaacccatccgagaaattgctacaatattaggagtggcaaaatctacagtttggtacatcctgagaaagaaagaaagcactagtgaactcatcaatgcaaaaagacctgggcgcccatggaagacaacagtggtggatgatcgcagaataatctccatggtgaagagaaaccccttcaaaacagccaaccaagtgaacaacactctccaggaggtaggcgtatcaatatccaaatctaccataaagagaagactgaattaaagtaaatacagagggttcactgcacggtgctagCCACTCAtatgcatcaagaataaaaaggctagactgaactttgctaaaaaacatctaaaaaagccagcacagttctggaagaacattctttggacaaatgaaaccaagatcaacctctaccagaatgatgtaaagagaaaagcatggcgaaggcgtggtacagctcataattcaaagcataccacatcatctgtgaaacacggcggaggcagtgtgatggcttgggcatgcatggctgccagtggcactgggtcactagtgtttattgatgatgtgacacaggacagaagcagccgaatgaattcggaGGTATTCAGaggcatactgtgtgctcagatcctgccaaaagcagccaaactgattggtcgtcgtttcacactacagatggacaatgacccaaaacataaagccaaagcaacccaggagtttattaaagcaaagaagtggaatattcttgaatggacaagttagtcacctgatctcaatccaattgagcatgcatttcacttgttaaagactaaacttcagacagaaaggcccacaaacaaacagcaactgaaaaccaccacagtgaaggcctagcagagcattaaaaaggaggaaacacagtgtctggtgatgtctgttatgtttgctaatgacaggtgttatgaaggcaatccagaaacacagtgtgcttagcgatcagagcgcacacagtgatctgacaaatacccaaaaatacaagaacgagctctgagacgtggaaactctgtagactgcacacctgatcctatcctaaacacaactaaaagtggctgtggattgcgcctaacaactacctaggcaactcggcacagcctaagaaactagctagcctgaagatagaaaaataggcctgacttgccccagagaaattccccaaaggaaaaggcagccccccacatataatgactgtgagtaagatgaaaagacaaaacgtagggatgaaatagattcagcaaagtggggcccgatattctaggacagagcgaggacagtaaagcgaactttgcagtctacaaaaaaccctaaagcaaaaccacgcaaagggggcaaaaaaaaccccaccgtgccgaactaacggcacggcggtacaccctttgcgtctcagagcttccagcaaaacaaaaggcaagctggacagaaaaaaaagcaacaaaaaagcaaaaagcacttagctatacagagcagcaggtcacaggaacaatcaggagaagctcagatccaacactgaaacattgacaaggagcaaggatagcagcatcaggcggagttaagtaatgaagcagttaacgagctcaccagaacacctgagggaggaaactcagaagctgcagtaccacttgtgaccacaggagtgaattcagccacagaattcacaacagatgtccatgagttcaagacttcagccagtcattgccaacaaagtgaaaacccaagtactagaaatgaacattttatttcaaattatttaatctgtccaattacttttggtccctttaaaaacagggtggcacatgttaaggagctgaaactcctaaacccttcatccaattttaatgtggataccctcaagtgaaagctgaaagtctgaacttcaactgcatctgaattgttttgtttaaaattcattgtggtaatgtctataaccaaaattagaaagatgttgtctctgtccaaatatatatggacttaactgtaggtgGAATGACTCTCGTCTAATAGTGTAGCACAGAGAGAAGGCAGATTACAGCTTACAGTGTCACATGACTGCATCCCTGATCTCACAAACATAGAAAAGCgagcagcatccagtccaggtgaaaaaagtaaagctttattctgccatcaaagtCATACAATGTTTCAACCAAACATggtctttgtcaagtatacaatatAGTACAAATGGCCgccttatatagtgtggagctaGATAAGCACCAATTACCATCAAGGAAtcacctttattaaatatatataaataacataaaaacatGTATATACCATGTATCATAGTACCTCAATAGACATACAAGTAACACACAAAATCAATATTTACATATATTTTAACCATCCTAGCCGTCAACACATCAGTGTAATATAGCAAGACACACCCCTTGTACACAAGTGCCTATCACCTTAGGGCTATCTAGTCGTCATGGCAACTATCTACCAATCAACATAATCACCCAAGTAAACAACTCCATCAGCCAGTCATTAATCCATATCACACTGGCGCTTATATTTGAACCAACCTATCATCGGTATCCCACAAGTGTGTACGTCACTTTCTTCATCCATCGGCTCACATCACATGATCGCTTTCCCGGGTGCAGCCCCCCATGCACACGCATAAGGCGCACATCAAACGAGCCGGGATATCCGGGCCTACCAACCAGGGTGCCAGAAAGCGCATGCATTCATGTTCAATCCAGGGGGGAACCAAGTGATCACTCACTTGACCACACCCCCAAAAAAACATTCACAACACGCCCACACCTTACACACCCCCATGGAGTCTCCGGACAGCTAACCAGGTCATCTCCATGGTCATCGGGAAGCTATGGGACAACAGACCTATCAAAAAAGATCTCAATCGACTATCAAAAGCATGGTAACAAATTATCACATAGTATATTAGGATTTGGCAGTCAAGGAAGAAAATGAGTGCATGGGTGACCAAGACACAAAATCACGATATATGGAAATTATCCAAGGATGTTCAGCTCAACAGCCTCCAATCGTCCCTGGATGTCAAATCCTAAAGGGACACAAAAACATATATTagaacacatttttaaaaaaattaaaaacaagcaaGTAGAAATACCAACAGATCATGACACCAACAGAAAACCAAAGAGTCAGGGTGTTAGGTGTccactgcgatctcccattctcctccagccgcagtggaaactgctcagtggagatgttggtcccgcgtctggctcaagctgacactgtgcaaatggttaatgctgcctttccaggctgtgcctttgaagccagcactgatcagcagcaagcaggcctttctgggactaagtcctgcttttcccatactgagcatgcccaccggataacctcccattggaggtctgggtcacatgctcaggtcctgttgcagctcctattggaccatcaggaaggtcctggagcactactgctttaaaaggctcgcatggccgttcagccatgcgctagtgtaaacttatttacttgtgtgtgtagatgaatgcccgtcgatggatgaaagctctgaatcattcccatacctagtgttgttgcctgctcgcgaatagTGGACGCTACCTAGAACCAGACactgctactctgcacatccagcacacaaatcAGCGTCTCTCATTAGCAACCGCCAGTTCGGTGCCGTGCACTTAATGCGCTTTCTGGGCcttggttagggtggttagtggcatccgccacagcggcgttgtacgcactcttgtgcgataaattagtattattaggccggagtcacactacagctagatacggccaagtctcgctatttaaaaacaagctctggcaccggcactccggagcggagcgtgcagctccatgtgttgctatgcggccgcacgctccgctccggagtgccggtgccagagcttggctttaacctgcgagacttggccgtatctcgctgtgtgtgatcctggccttagtttagttctacccctgacaccacagtaacggtgtcaagcgtaagaggtctagaggaactctttccccgtgtcttgggacagagttctgtgaccctttacttgcgctctctgtgcggtatcgcagccctgtgatgcaacaggtttagcttccttcataccgggtaaaGCTATCCAGTGTGTGTATTCTCATTATTCCGTCATGTagtccgccattactgagcagcgggtgtcctttctgcacggtggaccccagactgcgaacgcacctcatatcctctctaaatattatttggtgcattccgccagtcctaacacagggtATACCAATCTGTAAATTCTAGTCAACTTTGAGACCCTTTGGTTGGTTCGTTTCTAGAACAGAAATCCATCTCTTTTCCTTCTGTTTCAAGATTTTTATCCTGTCCTCCTCTTCTCTGTATAGGGACTCCATCAATGACTCTAAATCTCAACTGGTTCACAGAATGTCTGAACTCACTAAAATGTTTGGGAATAGGTAACTCAACCAATTTGGTTCTGATGGTGCTCTTATGTTTACTAATACGTGCTCTCACTTACATCGTGGTTTCACCCACGTACATTAACCCATAATGGCATACTATCAAATAAATAACAAAATTACAAGAGCAGGTATAACGTTCCTTGATTAAAATTTTTTTACCAGTCCGTTGGTTGTTGAAGCTATCCCCTTTTAACATATTAACACAACAGGCACAACCTAATGGAAAATTTCCCATCCGGGGTGGACACAGTCTGTTGAAGAGCAATTTTACCAGTACCCACCTCCGACTTGACAAGCTTGTCCCTTAAATTACGTCCTTGGATCAACTGACAGCTGTgcagatgttgtgagcaccttgaggatcaCGTGCCACGAATGGATCAGGGGACTTTCTAGTAACAattttgaggacttaacggatcttatggtcaaggatcaatttcttcacatgtgccccacggatgtacgacaatttgtgcgTGATcaggagccacaaactgcggatcaggctacAAGGATTgcagactgctatgtggctaacagaaTGCCTGAGGTGCAGAAGCCATTGGGATTCAGCTGGAAGGGAGGTAAGTCAaaaggggacccttctccctctgccggccgatcaccagtgctgtcgaagcccaccttctatggggccctGGGGAATAGACATTCTTTAGGCGATGCACACCTGTTCGCTTCTCCTGCGAACAAAGTAGGACATGTTAGCACTGTCAGCCCTGATAGAGAGAAATGCCCAATTACAACCACAAAGTCATCTGTGTCTCAACATCTATCCTCTTTGTGACCGGCTCTGATGCaagggctaatgagaactgtcaatctgtcactgttggcaataaagtcaccattggtctcagggacactggggcagagatgaccctggtgcgtccagccatgatatcataccaggaaagactatgtctataaccgggattggaggggtcagccctgccgtgcccatggcccatGTGTacttggactggggagcagggaaaggattgAGAGAAGTGGGAgaatcagaggctattcccaccaatgtattgctaggcacggacctggggattatggtgtcccactatgttcctcccttgcaagtaaatgctacagaagaaggtggaagcaagtgacccacctgagatcccgtgctaggtgggaaaatgtcccaatgcacaagATTGTACATTTGTGGCAGCTGTGACtcggagtcaggctgcggctcggACTCagccccagagattagaggatgagtctcagacagaactgccaggacaggaggcccatactgtggccccggagccacctcacatggcagacccaccaaggtccctgatagcCAACACTGAAGACTCAGGTTCAGACAAGGGCCTGGCATTCACACTAGGCCAGGGGCTGTAGACT
The Ranitomeya imitator isolate aRanImi1 chromosome 3, aRanImi1.pri, whole genome shotgun sequence genome window above contains:
- the HTR1D gene encoding 5-hydroxytryptamine receptor 1D; protein product: MNFYNQSLILKLDLLSDRLNSSEAEMEFDEFTVLGLKVTVSILLALLTLATLLSNIFVIITIYMSRKLHTPANYLIGSLAFTDLLVSILVMPISIVYTVNHSWTFGQIVCDIWLLSDITCCTASILHLCVIALDRYWAITDALEYSKHRTAGRAAAMISVVWVIAICISIPPMFWRQAKAQEELTDCSINTDQISYTIYSTCGAFYIPTILLTILYGRIYIAARTRILRPPSVYGKRFTTAQLITGSTGSSFCAVNAGHPHAGGTPVCINHIKIKLADSVLERKRLSVARERKATKTLGIILGAFIICWLPFFVVSLVLPICRDACWFHPLLFDFFTWLGYFNSLINPVIYTAFNEDFKQAFQKLIRFKKIT